The following are encoded together in the Sebastes fasciatus isolate fSebFas1 unplaced genomic scaffold, fSebFas1.pri Scaffold_32, whole genome shotgun sequence genome:
- the mogat3a gene encoding 2-acylglycerol O-acyltransferase 2-A isoform X1 — translation MKLQFAPLNIPLRRRLQTAATLQWVFSFLLLAQCCMAAFVLLALSDWWMVSLLYAGWLWLDWDTPTNGGRRSQWVRSCRLWDYFRDYFPMTLVKTADLDPKKNYIFGFHPHGVLVAGAFGNFCTEATGFSRLFPGLTSHLLMLPFWFRVPLFRDYIMCGGLVSSSKSSLSHVVSRPSGGNVAVVAVGGASESLDARPGALTLQVQSRKGFIKLALKHGAQLVPVFSFGENELFDQMENPSGSPLRRLQNRLQSIMGVAMPLFHARGVFQYSFGLMPYRKPIHTIVGKPISVVQTPSPTSEDIECLHKVYLQNLTELFEQHKHTYSLHEHQHLTFI, via the exons ATGAAGCTGCAGTTCGCCCCGCTGAACATCCCGCTGAGGAGGAGACTGCAAACCGCTGCGACTCTGCAGTGGGTCTTCTCCTTCCTGTTGCTAG ctcAGTGCTGTATGGCTGCCTTCGTCCTCCTGGctctctctgattggtggaTGGTCTCTCTGCTCTATGCTGGTTGGCTGTGGTTGGACTGGGACACGCCCACTAACGGGGGTCGGAGGTCACAGTGGGTCAGGAGCTGTAGGCTCTGGGACTACTTCAGGGACTACTTCCCCATGACG CTGGTTAAAACGGCCGATCTGGACCCGAAGAAGAACTACATCTTTGGATTCCATCCTCACG GTGTGCTGGTGGCGGGGGCGTTTGGTAACTTCTGTACGGAGGCGACGGGTTTCTCTCGTCTGTTTCCTGGACTCACGTCTCACCTGCTGATGCTGCCGTTCTGGTTCAGAGTCCCTCTGTTCAGGGACTACATCATGTGTGGGG gccTGGTGTCCAGCAGTAAGTCCAGCCTGTCTCATGTGGTCAGTCGTCCTTCAGGAGGGAACGTCGCCGTCGTCGCGGTGGGCGGAGCTTCAGAGTCCCTGGACGCTCGACCCGGAGCTCTGACGCTACAg gtCCAGAGCAGGAAGGGCTTCATCAAACTGGCTCTCAAACATGG agctcAGCTGGTTCCCGTCTTTTCTTTTGGAGAGAACGAGTTGTTTGATCAGATGGAGAATCCCTCCGGCTCCCCTCTGAGGAGACTACAG AACCGGCTGCAAAGCATCATGGGAGTAGCGATGCCTCTGTTTCACGCAAGAGGAGTTTTCCAGTACAGCTTCGGCCTGATGCCCTACAGGAAGCCCATCCACACCATTG TGGGGAAGCCGATCTCGGTGGTCCAGACTCCGAGTCCCACCAGTGAGGACATCGAGTGTCTTCATAAAGTTTACCTGCAGAATCTGACGGAACTGTTtgagcagcacaaacacacctaCAGCCTCCACGAACACCAGCACCTGACCTTCATATGA
- the mogat3a gene encoding 2-acylglycerol O-acyltransferase 1 isoform X2, with product MKLQFAPLNIPLRRRLQTAATLQWVFSFLLLAQCCMAAFVLLALSDWWMVSLLYAGWLWLDWDTPTNGGRRSQWVRSCRLWDYFRDYFPMTLVKTADLDPKKNYIFGFHPHGLVSSSKSSLSHVVSRPSGGNVAVVAVGGASESLDARPGALTLQVQSRKGFIKLALKHGAQLVPVFSFGENELFDQMENPSGSPLRRLQNRLQSIMGVAMPLFHARGVFQYSFGLMPYRKPIHTIVGKPISVVQTPSPTSEDIECLHKVYLQNLTELFEQHKHTYSLHEHQHLTFI from the exons ATGAAGCTGCAGTTCGCCCCGCTGAACATCCCGCTGAGGAGGAGACTGCAAACCGCTGCGACTCTGCAGTGGGTCTTCTCCTTCCTGTTGCTAG ctcAGTGCTGTATGGCTGCCTTCGTCCTCCTGGctctctctgattggtggaTGGTCTCTCTGCTCTATGCTGGTTGGCTGTGGTTGGACTGGGACACGCCCACTAACGGGGGTCGGAGGTCACAGTGGGTCAGGAGCTGTAGGCTCTGGGACTACTTCAGGGACTACTTCCCCATGACG CTGGTTAAAACGGCCGATCTGGACCCGAAGAAGAACTACATCTTTGGATTCCATCCTCACG gccTGGTGTCCAGCAGTAAGTCCAGCCTGTCTCATGTGGTCAGTCGTCCTTCAGGAGGGAACGTCGCCGTCGTCGCGGTGGGCGGAGCTTCAGAGTCCCTGGACGCTCGACCCGGAGCTCTGACGCTACAg gtCCAGAGCAGGAAGGGCTTCATCAAACTGGCTCTCAAACATGG agctcAGCTGGTTCCCGTCTTTTCTTTTGGAGAGAACGAGTTGTTTGATCAGATGGAGAATCCCTCCGGCTCCCCTCTGAGGAGACTACAG AACCGGCTGCAAAGCATCATGGGAGTAGCGATGCCTCTGTTTCACGCAAGAGGAGTTTTCCAGTACAGCTTCGGCCTGATGCCCTACAGGAAGCCCATCCACACCATTG TGGGGAAGCCGATCTCGGTGGTCCAGACTCCGAGTCCCACCAGTGAGGACATCGAGTGTCTTCATAAAGTTTACCTGCAGAATCTGACGGAACTGTTtgagcagcacaaacacacctaCAGCCTCCACGAACACCAGCACCTGACCTTCATATGA